In Streptomyces sp. NBC_00569, a single genomic region encodes these proteins:
- the rpmG gene encoding 50S ribosomal protein L33 → MAATDVRPKITLACVECKERNYITKKNRRNDPDRLEMKKHCPRCNQHTAHRETR, encoded by the coding sequence GTGGCTGCCACCGACGTCCGCCCGAAGATCACGCTGGCCTGCGTGGAGTGCAAGGAGCGGAACTACATCACCAAGAAGAACCGGCGTAACGACCCGGACCGTCTTGAGATGAAGAAGCACTGCCCGCGCTGCAACCAGCACACGGCGCACCGCGAAACGCGCTAA